From the Gouania willdenowi chromosome 19, fGouWil2.1, whole genome shotgun sequence genome, one window contains:
- the nt5m gene encoding 5'(3')-deoxyribonucleotidase, mitochondrial isoform X1 — translation MFSLGQLGKFRTSPCATFRIFYANMLTSSSSGKKLRVLVDMDGVLADFEGGFLKKYKARYPREPFVELEDRRGFWVSAQYGRLRSDLCEKAISIWESKDFFIDLEPLPGGVEAVREMAKMENTDVFICTSPIKHYKHCPHEKYAWVEKHLGHDLLERVILTRDKTLISGDILIDDKPDILGVEPKPTWEHILFTACHNKHLPADPSQRRLQSWWDDWRSVLDSRRK, via the exons ATGTTTAGTTTAGGGCAGCTGGGAAAATTCAGAACTTCCCCCTGTGCGACGTTCAGGATTTTTTACGCCAACATGTTGACGTCCTCCTCTTCGGGTAAGAAATTACGGGTTCTGGTTGATATGGATGGGGTTCTTGCGGACTTTGAAGGCGGTTTTTTGAAGAAGTATAAGGCCAGGTACCCCCGGGAGCCCTTCGTGGAGCTGGAGGACAGGAGAGGGTTTTGGGTGTCGGCGCAATACGGACGACTGCGGAGCGACCTCTGT GAGAAAGCCATCAGTATATGGGAGTCTAAAGACTTCTTCATAGACTTGGAGCCTCTGCCAGGAGGAGTGGAGGCGGTCCGAGAGATGGCCAAGATGGAGAA CACAGATGTGTTTATTTGCACCAGTCCAATCAAACATTACAAACACTGTCCCCATGAGAAG TACGCCTGGGTGGAGAAGCATTTGGGTCACGATTTGCTGGAGCGGGTCATCCTGACCCGAGACAAGACATTAATCAGCGGTGACATCCTCATCGACGACAAGCCGGACATTCTCG GTGTGGAACCCAAGCCAACATGGGAACACATTCTGTTCACCGCCTGCCACAATAAGCATCTCCCCGCTGATCCATCCCAGAGGAGACTCCAGTCCTGGTGGGATGACTGGAGGAGCGTACTGGACAGCAGAAGGAAGTGA
- the nt5m gene encoding 5'(3')-deoxyribonucleotidase, mitochondrial isoform X2 produces MFSLGQLGKFRTSPCATFRIFYANMLTSSSSGKKLRVLVDMDGVLADFEGGFLKKYKARYPREPFVELEDRRGFWVSAQYGRLRSDLCEKAISIWESKDFFIDLEPLPGGVEAVREMAKMENTDVFICTSPIKHYKHCPHEKYAWVEKHLGHDLLERVILTRDKTLISGDILIDDKPDILDTLGTSSRPAD; encoded by the exons ATGTTTAGTTTAGGGCAGCTGGGAAAATTCAGAACTTCCCCCTGTGCGACGTTCAGGATTTTTTACGCCAACATGTTGACGTCCTCCTCTTCGGGTAAGAAATTACGGGTTCTGGTTGATATGGATGGGGTTCTTGCGGACTTTGAAGGCGGTTTTTTGAAGAAGTATAAGGCCAGGTACCCCCGGGAGCCCTTCGTGGAGCTGGAGGACAGGAGAGGGTTTTGGGTGTCGGCGCAATACGGACGACTGCGGAGCGACCTCTGT GAGAAAGCCATCAGTATATGGGAGTCTAAAGACTTCTTCATAGACTTGGAGCCTCTGCCAGGAGGAGTGGAGGCGGTCCGAGAGATGGCCAAGATGGAGAA CACAGATGTGTTTATTTGCACCAGTCCAATCAAACATTACAAACACTGTCCCCATGAGAAG TACGCCTGGGTGGAGAAGCATTTGGGTCACGATTTGCTGGAGCGGGTCATCCTGACCCGAGACAAGACATTAATCAGCGGTGACATCCTCATCGACGACAAGCCGGACATTCTCG acacgttaggaacttccagtagaccagcagactga
- the cops3 gene encoding COP9 signalosome complex subunit 3, producing the protein MASALEQFVNNVRQLSAQGQMTQLCELINKSGELLAKNLSHLDTVLGALDIQEHSLGVLAVLFVKFSMPNIPDFETLFSQVQLFISTCNGEHIRYATDTFAGLCHQLTNALVERKQPLRGVVILKQAIDKMQMNTNQLTSVHADLCQLCLLAKCFKPALPFLELDMMDICKENGAYDAKHFLCYYYYGGMIYTGLKNFERALYFYEQAITTPAMAVSHIMLEAYKKYILVSLILHGKVQPLPKYTSQIVGRFIKPLSNAYHELAQVYATNNPAELRNLVNKHSETFTRDNNTGLVKQCLSSLYKKNIQRLTKTFLTLSLQDMASRVQLSGPQEAEKYVLHMIEDGEIYASINQKDGMVCFHDNPEKYNNPAMLHKIDQEMLKCIELDEKLKSMDQEITVNPQFVQKSMGSQEDDVGSKTSSYS; encoded by the exons ATGGCTTCAGCCTTGGAGCAGTTCGTGAACAACGTGCGGCAGCTCTCCGCTCAAG GCCAGATGACTCAGCTGTGTGAGTTGATCAACAAAAGTGGGGAGCTGCTGGCCAAAAACCTCTCTCACCTGGACACAGTGCTGGGGGCCCTGGACATCCAGGAGCACTCCTTAGGCGTGCTGGCAGTGCT ATTTGTCAAGTTCTCCATGCCAAACATCCCTGACTTTGAGACGCTCTTCTCCCAAGTTCAGCTCTTCATCAGCACCTGCAATGGGGAGCACATTAGATATGCAACAGACACTT TTGCTGGTCTTTGTCACCAGTTGACAAACGCACTTGTCGAGCGGAAACAG CCATTGAGGGGTGTCGTCATCTTAAAACAGGCAATAGACAAAATGCAGATGAACACAAACCAACTTACCTCAGTTCATGCAGACCTGTGTCAG ttgtgctTGTTAGCGAAGTGCTTCAAGCCCGCCCTGCCCTTCTTGGAGCTGGACATGATGGACATCTGTAAGGAGAACGGAGCCTACGACGCAAAGCACTTTTTATGTTACTACTACTATGGTGGCATGATCTACACGGGCCTGAAAAACTTTGAAAGAGCACTGTATTTTTATGAACAG GCAATAACCACTCCAGCCATGGCAGTGAGCCACATCATGTTGGAAGCCTATAAGAAATACATCCTGGTTTCACTCATTCTCCACGGCAAAGTTCAGCCGTTGCCCAAATACACCTCACAGATCGTAGGCAGGTTCATCAAG CCTCTGAGCAACGCATACCACGAGTTAGCCCAGGTTTATGCCACCAACAACCCAGCGGAGCTGCGTAACCTGGTCAACAAACACAGTGAGACGTTCACACGAGACAACAACACAGGCCTGGTCAAACAGTGCCTCTCCTCCCTCTATAAGAAGAACATCCAGAGGCTAACGAAG ACGTTCCTGACGCTGTCTTTACAAGACATGGCGAGTCGAGTGCAGCTCTCTGGCCCCCAGGAGGCGGAGAAATACGTCTTACACATG ATTGAAGACGGGGAGATATATGCTAGCATTAACCAAAAGGATGGAATGGTCTGTTTCCACGACAACCCCGAAAAGTACAACAACCCGGCAATGCTGCACAAAATTGACCAAGAG ATGTTGAAATGTATAGAGCTGGACGAGAAACTAAAGTCAATGGATCAGGAAATCACAGTAAACCCACAGTTTGTTCAGAAG AGTATGGGATCACAGGAGGATGATGTTGGTAGCAAAACATCAAGTTATTCCTGA